In Paenibacillus guangzhouensis, a single window of DNA contains:
- a CDS encoding helix-turn-helix domain-containing protein, whose protein sequence is METAGIVQRAIDYIEEHLYEPLSLESIAGSAMMSVPNLYRLFYAMTGHPIKEYVRKRRISEAANLLRYTDHTTIDIGMGCGFQTYQTFINTFKRSTGLTPGQYRQAEFIFSFEQINLHERVTYLEERDVFDRFPEVKVIRLAPQRGIGFLYAAEREEGIEEEALIRFHALLEKRGLNMNQLRLFGWNVDMKGSRQPYSYQLVAVGEIVAPCIEDPSLQPIELPGGLYAVTRTPAGSRCTIIDTWNRLVSDWLPRSTFELGVHNFLEEYQQFNKRIARLKLYLPVERRQETQSIEVLERSAVRVLSFREEGEDCVIWADKASVEWL, encoded by the coding sequence ATGGAGACAGCCGGAATAGTCCAGCGGGCGATCGACTATATAGAGGAACATCTGTATGAGCCCCTTTCGTTGGAAAGCATAGCAGGGTCAGCCATGATGTCGGTTCCCAATCTGTACCGCTTGTTCTATGCGATGACGGGGCATCCCATCAAAGAGTACGTACGCAAACGCCGAATCAGCGAAGCAGCCAATCTTTTGCGTTATACCGATCATACAACGATCGACATTGGGATGGGTTGCGGATTTCAAACGTACCAAACATTCATCAATACATTTAAGCGAAGCACTGGTTTGACTCCGGGGCAGTATCGACAAGCAGAATTCATTTTCAGTTTTGAGCAGATCAACCTGCATGAACGAGTGACATATCTTGAGGAAAGAGATGTGTTCGATCGTTTCCCGGAAGTAAAGGTAATCCGGCTGGCTCCTCAGAGAGGAATAGGTTTTCTTTATGCCGCTGAGAGGGAGGAGGGAATCGAAGAGGAAGCCCTAATCCGATTCCATGCCCTCTTGGAAAAGCGAGGACTCAACATGAACCAATTGAGGCTATTCGGGTGGAATGTTGATATGAAAGGAAGCCGACAGCCATACAGCTACCAACTTGTGGCTGTTGGTGAGATCGTCGCACCTTGCATAGAAGACCCGAGCTTACAACCTATTGAGCTGCCTGGTGGACTTTATGCGGTAACGCGTACTCCGGCAGGGTCCCGTTGCACAATCATTGACACTTGGAATCGATTGGTCTCCGACTGGCTTCCACGAAGTACGTTCGAACTGGGAGTACATAATTTTTTAGAAGAATATCAACAATTCAACAAACGGATTGCTCGCTTGAAACTCTACCTCCCAGTCGAGCGCCGTCAAGAGACACAGTCCATTGAAGTTCTGGAACGTTCGGCGGTGAGGGTCCTCTCCTTTCGAGAAGAAGGCGAGGATTGCGTGATATGGGCAGATAAGGCTTCCGTCGAATGGTTATGA